The following nucleotide sequence is from Chrysiogenia bacterium.
GCCAGCAAGCACGCCACCGGCGTTTATTTTCGCACGAGCCAGGTGCCTGTCGTGGCCGACGTGCTGGGGCGCGTGACCAAGCTCGCCCACGGGCGCGGGCTCAAGCTCTATGCCTGGATGACCAGTCGCTACGCCGACTACGGGCTTACCGGTGAGCGCGCCGCCCGCTGGAGCGAGCGCGTCTATGACCTCGAGACCGGCGCCGTGCTCGAGGGCAAGGGGCTCGACCTCTTCAACGACCGCGTGGTCGATCACCTGGCCGCGCTCTACGCCGACCTGGCCAATTACCCCATTGATGGTGTGCTCTTTCAGGACGACCTGGTCAGCCGCCACACCGACGGGTTTTCGGCCGCCGCCGCGCGCGCCTACGAGCAGCGCTTCGGCAAGTCGCTTGAGCCGTTGGATCTCTATGAGAACGTCTACCAGAAGGAAGGCACGGCAAAGTTCTACGTCGGTCGTTACACCGACGAGTTCTGGCAGTGGGTGCGCTGGAAGAACGAGCGCCTGCTCGATGTGGCCGAGCGCCTGGGCGGCGTGGTGCGTGCCCGTCGCCCGGAGGCGAAGATCGCCGTCAACTTCATGTACGAAGCGGCCAGCAGCCCGCGCAACGGGCTGGCCTGGCTCTCGCAATCGATCTCGGCCGCCCACGCGCGCAACTTCGATTACTACGCGATCATGGCCTACCACCGGCAGATTGCCGACGAGCTTGGTCTTTCCATCGAACAGACCGCCACGCTCATCGAGCGCATGAGCCGGTCCCTGTATGCCGGGGCCCATCCCCTGCGCGCGATGTTCAAGCTGCAGATCCGCGACTGGAACGACAAGAGCCCGGTGAGCGCCGAGGAACTCGACCTCATGGCGAAAGCCGTGCGCGAGGGCGCCCGCGGCACCGGCGTTACGCCCAACCTCGCCATCATTCCCTACCGCGGCGCCGAGGACCTGGCGCGCCTGCCGAAGAGTTTCTTTGGCGAAGGGGCGAGCGTCACGCGGCGGTGAGTGCCTAACTTTTTAGCATCTCCTGTTTTTTGTGCGTACGGATTAGGCATTCACTTCCCATTCCCGTTGCTAGTTACGCCCTCCTCACCAAACAAACTCCAGTCAATCCGGTGACTTGTCACTTTTTTCAGGCCATGGCCCGGGCGTTGCTTATAGGGGGGCGTCCCTCAGGGGATTGCTGTGCGCTCTTGGAGAGGAGCCTGCCGCAATCGCCGTTCCGAGGCGGATTCGCCGGTTTTTCCGGTGAGTCACGGAGGGGGATGAAAATACCTTCGCGGAGAGTAGAAGAATGGGAAACCGGCACCTGAATTGGGGTCGGCGCATCACGGCACTTTGTGTCCTGGCGCTGGCAATTGTAGGCGTAGCAACTGAGGCTTTCGCAGCCGAAGGAGCCATTGATTCCGGCGATACGACTTTCATCCTCGTGAGCGCCGCACTGGTCCTGTTCATGACACCGGGCCTGGCTTTCTTCTACGGCGGCATGGTCCGGTCGAAAAATTCCCTGAGCACCATGATGCATTCGTTCATCCTGATCGGAGCCATCAGCGTTCAGTGGGTTCTGATTGGATACACCTTGGCATTCGGACCGGACATCAGCGGACTGATCGGCGGGCTCGACCACATCGGGCTAGCGGGAGTGGGCGCGGAGCCCGGGCCTTACGCTGCCACCATTCCCGGCTTTGCCTTCATGGCCTTCCAGATGATGTTTGCCATCATTACTCCCGCACTCATCTCGGGCGCCTTTGCCGAGCGCGTCAAGTTCTCGGGTTTCCTGCTCTTCTCCCTGCTGTGGGCGACGCTGGTCTATGACCCGCTCTGCCACTGGGTGTGGGGCGGCGGCTGGATGGGCGCCGACGGTGCCATGGACTTCGCCGGCGGCAACGTGGTGCACATCAGCGCCGCGGCCTCGGCCTTTATCTTTGTGATCCTGCTGGGCAAGCGCCAGGGCTTTGGCAGCGAGCCGATGCCCCCGCACAACCTGCCTTTTACGGTGCTGGGCACCGGCATCCTGTGGTTCGGCTGGTTCGGTTTCAACGCCGGCAGCGCCCTGGCCGCCGACGGCACCGCCGCGCTGGCCTTTGTGACGACCAACACCGCTGCGGCGACGGCCTCGGTCACGTGGGTGATTCTCGACAAGATCGTCAAGGGCAAGCCCACGGTGCTGGGCGCCGCCTCGGGCGCGGTGGCCGGCCTGGTGGCCATTACCCCGGCCGCGGGCTTCGTCACGCCGCTGGCTGCAATCGCCATGGGCCTTGGGGCGGGCGTGATCTGTTTCTTCGCCGTGGAATTCCGCACCCACAAGGGCTTTGACGACTCCCTGGACGTGTTTGCCGTCCACGGCATGGGCGGCACCTTCGGCGCGCTGGCGCTGGGCTTCCTGGCCACCGACAAGGGCGGCGTGGAGCAGTTCCTGATTCAGCTCAAGAGCGTCGTGGCGACCTATCTGTTCGCCATGGTGATGACCTTCGTGATCTACAAGATCGTCGATCTGACGGTCGGAATGCGGGTCGACGAAGACGCCGAATACGAGGGGCTCGACCTCTCGCAGCATGGAGAGGTTGGTTACAACCTGTAATCCCGGTTGCTGTTTGGTGGCCGGGCATGATACGAGGGGCCGCAGTCGTTCAAGGCCAAACCGCCGCTGGGGGCGGCCCCCAGAGACTTCGACGCGGGCGCACGAAGGCCCGCCGAATGAAAGAACGAGGCGCATGCCATGAAGAAAATTGAAGCGATTATCAAACCGTTCAAGCTCGACGAAGTGAAAGCCGCACTGGCTGAGATCGGCGTCATGGGTATGACCGTCAGCGAGGTCAAGGGCTTCGGTCGCCAGAAGGGCCACACCGAGCTCTACCGCGGCGCCGAATACGTCGTGGACTTCCTGCCGAAGATCAAGCTCGAAGTCGTGGTTGACGACGACAAGTCGACACAGGTTGTCGAGGTGATCCAGAAGACTGCCAACACCGGTCGGATCGGTGACGGCAAGATCTTCGTCCTGAATCTGGAAGAGGTGGTTCGCATCCGCACGGGCGAGCGCGGCACCGACGCCGTTTAATCGGATCGGTGACGCACCCGATTGGTGCGCTTGAGGGCTAAACAAGAGAACGCTCGGAACGCGCGAAAGCGAACCGACCCAGCAAAATACGATTCCATTAAGGAGGCAGGTTGTTCAATGACAACGCCAGCTGAAGTTACAAAGATGATCAAGGACCTGGGCATCGAGTTTATCGACTACAAGTTCTCGGACTTGTTCGGTCGGTGGCAGCACACCTCGAACCCCATCAGTGAATACGACGAGTCGCTTTTCGAAGAGGGCCGCGGCTTCGACGGCAGCTCCATCCGCGGATGGCAGGCCATCAACAACTCCGACATGTTGATGATCCCCGACCCCGCGACCGCCGTGGTGGACCCGTTCTGCCAGTATCCGACGATCTCTTTCATCTGCAACATCGTCGATCCCATCACCAAGGAACC
It contains:
- a CDS encoding ammonium transporter, producing MDSGDTTFILVSAALVLFMTPGLAFFYGGMVRSKNSLSTMMHSFILIGAISVQWVLIGYTLAFGPDISGLIGGLDHIGLAGVGAEPGPYAATIPGFAFMAFQMMFAIITPALISGAFAERVKFSGFLLFSLLWATLVYDPLCHWVWGGGWMGADGAMDFAGGNVVHISAAASAFIFVILLGKRQGFGSEPMPPHNLPFTVLGTGILWFGWFGFNAGSALAADGTAALAFVTTNTAAATASVTWVILDKIVKGKPTVLGAASGAVAGLVAITPAAGFVTPLAAIAMGLGAGVICFFAVEFRTHKGFDDSLDVFAVHGMGGTFGALALGFLATDKGGVEQFLIQLKSVVATYLFAMVMTFVIYKIVDLTVGMRVDEDAEYEGLDLSQHGEVGYNL
- a CDS encoding P-II family nitrogen regulator encodes the protein MKKIEAIIKPFKLDEVKAALAEIGVMGMTVSEVKGFGRQKGHTELYRGAEYVVDFLPKIKLEVVVDDDKSTQVVEVIQKTANTGRIGDGKIFVLNLEEVVRIRTGERGTDAV